A genomic segment from Vagococcus zengguangii encodes:
- the pyrR gene encoding bifunctional pyr operon transcriptional regulator/uracil phosphoribosyltransferase PyrR yields MMEKEVVDEMTMTRAITRITYEIIERNKSIDDVVLVGIKTRGIYIAQRVAQRLLQLEGKEVPVGELDITLYRDDVTPDQSLLDARVKGSDIPVDINGKQVILCDDVLFTGRTIRAALDALMDFGRPAKVSVAVLVDRGHRQLPIRADFVGKNIPTALDEEIVVHIREYDNDEGIYIKK; encoded by the coding sequence ATAATGGAAAAAGAAGTAGTAGATGAAATGACAATGACGAGAGCGATTACGCGTATTACGTATGAAATCATTGAACGTAATAAATCAATCGATGATGTAGTCCTGGTTGGTATCAAAACACGTGGTATCTATATTGCGCAACGTGTCGCACAACGCTTATTACAATTAGAAGGTAAAGAAGTGCCGGTTGGAGAGTTAGACATTACACTTTATCGAGATGATGTGACACCTGACCAATCATTATTAGACGCACGTGTTAAAGGATCAGATATTCCTGTTGATATTAACGGGAAACAAGTCATTTTATGTGACGATGTGTTATTTACGGGTCGTACTATTCGTGCCGCCCTAGATGCCTTAATGGACTTCGGTCGCCCAGCAAAAGTTTCGGTCGCCGTGTTAGTTGACCGTGGTCATCGTCAATTACCAATTCGCGCTGATTTCGTTGGTAAAAATATTCCAACAGCGTTAGATGAAGAAATTGTTGTTCATATCAGAGAGTATGACAACGACGAAGGAATTTACATTAAAAAATAA
- a CDS encoding solute carrier family 23 protein, producing the protein MTKEFRNPDAVLDVHDKPSFIQGLGLSFQHLFTMFGATVLVPILVGIDPSVALMSSGIGTLVYIFTTGAKIPAYLGSSFAFIPAMKLLMDNPDAGYGAVAQGAITTGLVYIIVSFIIKKIGSDWVNKVLPPVVVGPVVMVIGLGLAANAANNAMYNAAGEYEVKYIIVALITLALTIFFNMFLKGFLGLIPILLGIVSGYLVALAMGIVDTSLITQASWFAMPDIHIPFVQYQPTIHWNAILMMAPIAFVTMTEHMGHISVLNKLTKRNYFEDPGLDRTLLGDGLAQITAGLVGGPPVTSYGENIGVLAITRIHSVFVLGGAAVLAIVMSFVGKVSAVIHSIPGPVISGISFILFGVIAASGIKILIDNKIDFDKKRNLIIASVILVVGIGNLLLKTGTFELSGMALATLFGILLNLVLPKEAASER; encoded by the coding sequence ATGACAAAAGAATTTAGAAATCCAGATGCAGTTTTAGATGTACATGACAAACCAAGCTTTATTCAAGGACTAGGTCTTAGCTTCCAACATTTATTCACGATGTTTGGTGCAACCGTATTAGTACCAATTTTGGTCGGAATTGATCCAAGTGTCGCTCTAATGAGTTCAGGAATTGGGACATTGGTTTACATCTTTACAACAGGTGCCAAAATACCAGCTTACTTAGGTAGTAGCTTCGCGTTTATTCCAGCTATGAAATTGTTAATGGATAATCCAGACGCTGGTTATGGCGCGGTTGCGCAGGGTGCTATTACAACCGGACTTGTTTATATTATCGTATCATTCATTATTAAAAAAATCGGCTCTGATTGGGTAAACAAAGTATTGCCACCAGTCGTTGTAGGACCTGTTGTAATGGTTATCGGTTTAGGATTAGCAGCTAATGCAGCTAATAACGCCATGTATAACGCAGCTGGCGAATACGAAGTAAAGTATATTATCGTGGCCCTTATTACTTTAGCCTTAACGATTTTCTTCAATATGTTCCTTAAAGGTTTCTTAGGTCTAATTCCCATCTTATTAGGAATTGTAAGTGGATATTTAGTAGCTCTTGCAATGGGAATCGTCGATACTAGTTTAATTACCCAAGCATCATGGTTTGCAATGCCTGACATTCACATTCCATTCGTCCAGTATCAACCAACTATTCACTGGAATGCAATCTTGATGATGGCACCTATCGCATTTGTCACAATGACTGAGCACATGGGACACATCTCAGTTTTAAATAAATTAACAAAACGTAACTACTTTGAAGATCCAGGGTTAGACCGTACGCTTCTAGGTGACGGATTAGCCCAAATTACAGCTGGTTTAGTTGGTGGACCTCCAGTAACAAGTTATGGAGAAAATATCGGCGTATTAGCAATCACTCGTATTCACAGTGTCTTTGTTCTAGGTGGAGCGGCTGTTTTAGCTATCGTGATGAGTTTTGTCGGCAAAGTAAGTGCTGTGATTCATAGTATCCCTGGACCCGTAATTTCAGGTATCAGCTTTATTCTTTTCGGAGTTATCGCAGCGAGTGGGATTAAAATTCTTATTGATAATAAAATTGACTTTGATAAAAAACGAAATTTAATCATTGCATCAGTTATTTTGGTTGTAGGGATAGGAAACTTATTACTAAAAACAGGAACATTTGAGTTATCGGGTATGGCGTTAGCAACCTTATTCGGAATTTTATTAAATCTAGTTTTACCAAAAGAAGCAGCAAGCGAAAGATAA
- a CDS encoding aspartate carbamoyltransferase catalytic subunit → MIINREQVSIKHLLTIEALHDNEVMGLIKRAQEFKHGAAIPDHLKDYYAANLFFENSTRTHKSFEMAEHKLGIKVIDFDTKTSSVSKGESLYDTVLTMSAIGVDVCVIRHWEENYYHQLIQSKTIRSSIINGGDGSGQHPTQCLLDLMTIYEEFGHFEGLKVAIAGDLSHSRVAKSNMQMLNRLGAELYFSGPKEWYEDQFDVYGEYKEIDELVELVDVIMLLRVQHERHESGESFSKEEYHQAYGLTVERAKQLKPETIIMHPAPVNRDVELADELVESYQSRIVSQMSNGVFMRMAILEAILEGKAKG, encoded by the coding sequence ATGATTATTAATCGAGAACAAGTTAGCATCAAACATTTATTAACGATTGAGGCCTTACATGACAATGAAGTAATGGGGTTAATTAAACGAGCACAGGAATTCAAACATGGCGCAGCTATTCCCGATCATTTGAAAGATTATTATGCGGCAAACCTCTTTTTTGAAAACAGTACAAGAACGCACAAAAGTTTTGAAATGGCTGAACATAAATTAGGCATCAAAGTAATTGACTTTGATACGAAAACAAGTTCAGTAAGTAAAGGTGAATCATTATACGATACTGTGTTAACCATGTCAGCAATCGGCGTTGATGTTTGTGTCATTCGACACTGGGAAGAAAATTACTACCATCAATTAATTCAAAGCAAAACGATTCGCAGCTCTATTATTAATGGTGGTGACGGAAGCGGTCAGCATCCGACACAATGCTTACTTGACTTGATGACAATATATGAAGAGTTTGGTCATTTTGAAGGCTTAAAAGTAGCGATTGCTGGTGATTTAAGTCACTCGCGCGTGGCAAAATCAAACATGCAAATGCTAAATCGTTTAGGTGCAGAACTTTATTTCTCAGGGCCTAAAGAATGGTATGAAGATCAGTTTGATGTATACGGTGAATACAAAGAAATCGATGAATTAGTCGAACTTGTAGATGTCATTATGTTATTAAGAGTACAACATGAACGTCATGAATCTGGTGAAAGCTTTTCAAAAGAAGAATACCATCAAGCATATGGTTTAACAGTCGAGCGTGCGAAGCAACTGAAACCTGAGACAATCATCATGCATCCAGCACCAGTTAACCGCGATGTAGAATTAGCAGATGAGCTAGTGGAAAGTTATCAATCACGTATCGTCTCACAAATGAGTAACGGAGTTTTCATGAGAATGGCGATTCTTGAAGCGATTTTAGAAGGAAAAGCAAAGGGGTAA
- a CDS encoding dihydroorotase translates to MSTLLIQNARTINERNQLIPTDVYIKEGKIQSIGQNLAKLGLSAEKIIDVQGGLLTPGLVDVHVHFREPGFTHKETIKTGSLAAARGGYTTVCAMPNLDPVPDTVENWQAIEDIIQKDAVVNVLQYATITKGLRSEELVDYQALKEAGVFAVTNDGVGVQTAGTMYLAMKEAARVGLPIVAHTEDESLLFGGCMHHGKKSEALGLPGIISATESSQIARDLLLAEETGAHYHVCHVSTKESVRIIREAKQAGINVTCEVCPHHLILSDEDIPSDNAIYKMNPPLRALDDQAALIEGLLDGTIDCIATDHAPHTDEEKAVSMTEAPFGIVGSETAFSLMYTHFVKTGRFTLKQVVDWMTIRPANIFGLSCGTLDIGSPADLAIYQLDKEIEINADEFESKSFNTPFIGEKVLAETLYTLVNGKIVWSKEG, encoded by the coding sequence ATGAGTACATTATTAATCCAAAACGCGCGCACTATAAATGAGCGCAATCAATTAATTCCAACTGATGTCTATATCAAAGAAGGTAAAATTCAATCTATCGGTCAAAATTTAGCCAAGCTAGGGTTAAGCGCTGAAAAAATAATTGACGTGCAAGGTGGCCTATTAACACCAGGATTAGTCGATGTCCATGTTCACTTTAGAGAACCAGGATTTACTCACAAAGAAACAATTAAAACGGGTAGCTTGGCGGCTGCTCGTGGAGGTTATACAACCGTCTGCGCTATGCCAAATTTAGACCCGGTTCCTGATACGGTTGAAAATTGGCAAGCTATTGAAGATATTATTCAAAAAGATGCGGTTGTCAACGTCTTACAATACGCGACGATTACTAAAGGTTTAAGAAGCGAAGAATTAGTCGACTATCAAGCGCTAAAAGAAGCCGGTGTTTTCGCGGTAACTAACGATGGTGTTGGGGTTCAAACAGCGGGCACGATGTACTTAGCGATGAAAGAAGCCGCAAGAGTGGGATTACCGATTGTTGCTCATACTGAAGACGAAAGTTTACTATTTGGTGGCTGTATGCATCACGGCAAGAAATCAGAAGCATTAGGCTTACCTGGTATTATTAGTGCAACGGAATCATCTCAAATTGCACGCGATTTATTATTAGCTGAAGAAACAGGCGCTCATTATCATGTCTGTCATGTTTCCACTAAAGAGAGTGTCCGCATTATTCGTGAAGCAAAACAAGCCGGGATTAATGTAACGTGCGAAGTTTGTCCGCATCACTTGATTTTATCAGATGAAGACATTCCATCTGATAATGCGATTTATAAAATGAATCCACCACTTAGAGCGTTGGATGATCAAGCCGCTTTAATTGAAGGTCTGTTAGACGGAACGATTGATTGTATCGCAACTGATCATGCGCCACATACGGATGAAGAAAAAGCTGTTTCCATGACCGAAGCACCATTCGGAATTGTTGGAAGCGAGACAGCCTTTTCACTAATGTACACGCACTTTGTTAAAACAGGTCGTTTCACATTGAAACAAGTGGTTGATTGGATGACAATCAGACCTGCGAATATCTTCGGATTAAGTTGTGGAACGTTAGATATTGGTAGTCCAGCTGACTTAGCAATTTATCAACTTGATAAAGAAATTGAAATTAATGCTGATGAATTTGAATCGAAATCATTCAATACACCATTTATTGGTGAGAAAGTTTTAGCAGAAACACTCTATACGTTAGTAAACGGAAAAATTGTTTGGTCAAAGGAAGGTTAG
- a CDS encoding carbamoyl phosphate synthase small subunit has product MKRTLLLEDGTTFVGEAFGAEKATVGELVFTTGMTGYQEGITDPSFNGQIIVFTYPLIGNVGINRDDFESIEPSCKGVVVRELARRASNWRNNLSLDEFLKQKGIPGISGIDTRALTKIVREKGAIKATLIDGKKDAEHSLDQLRATVMPKKLVAEVSTTKAYPSPGLGKNVVVIDFGLKHSILRELSRYQCQVTVLPYNATAEQVLALAPDGVLLSNGPGDPQDVPEALTLIREIQGKVPLFGICLGHQLFSLANGAKTYKLPFGHRGSNHPVREVATGRIDFTSQNHGYAVSKESLAETDLIVTHVEVNDETVEGVKHRHYPAFSVQFHPDAAPGPHDAHHVIQEFIELMDAWKESN; this is encoded by the coding sequence ATGAAGAGAACACTTTTGTTAGAAGATGGCACGACGTTTGTCGGTGAAGCATTTGGAGCTGAAAAAGCAACTGTCGGAGAATTAGTTTTTACAACGGGAATGACAGGATATCAAGAAGGGATTACCGACCCGAGTTTTAACGGTCAAATTATCGTTTTCACTTATCCATTAATTGGTAATGTCGGGATTAACCGCGATGATTTTGAGTCAATCGAACCGAGTTGTAAAGGCGTAGTTGTACGCGAATTAGCACGACGCGCTTCCAATTGGCGTAATAATTTAAGTCTGGATGAATTTTTAAAACAAAAAGGCATTCCAGGTATTTCAGGAATTGATACGCGAGCTTTAACGAAAATTGTTCGTGAAAAAGGCGCGATTAAAGCGACTTTAATCGATGGCAAAAAAGATGCGGAACACTCATTGGATCAATTACGAGCAACCGTTATGCCGAAAAAATTAGTAGCAGAAGTGTCAACAACCAAAGCATATCCTTCACCAGGTTTAGGAAAAAATGTCGTGGTAATAGATTTTGGTTTAAAACATAGTATTTTACGCGAATTAAGTCGTTATCAGTGCCAAGTCACTGTTTTACCTTATAATGCGACTGCAGAACAAGTACTTGCATTAGCTCCAGATGGCGTGTTATTAAGTAACGGACCTGGAGATCCACAAGATGTCCCTGAAGCGTTAACATTAATTAGAGAAATTCAAGGTAAAGTGCCATTATTCGGGATTTGCTTAGGTCATCAACTGTTCTCATTAGCAAATGGCGCTAAAACTTACAAGTTACCATTTGGACACCGTGGCAGCAATCATCCAGTTAGAGAGGTTGCAACAGGGCGTATTGATTTTACTTCACAAAACCATGGTTATGCTGTTTCAAAAGAATCATTAGCTGAAACTGATTTAATCGTGACACATGTGGAGGTTAATGATGAAACAGTGGAGGGTGTCAAACACCGTCATTACCCAGCTTTCTCAGTACAATTTCACCCAGATGCTGCACCGGGACCACATGATGCGCATCACGTGATACAAGAATTTATCGAATTAATGGATGCATGGAAGGAGTCAAACTAA
- the carB gene encoding carbamoyl-phosphate synthase large subunit yields the protein MVKRTDIKKIMVIGSGPIVIGQAAEFDYAGTQACLALKEEGYEVILVNSNPATIMTDKEIADKVYIEPITEEFVSRIIRKEQPDALLPTLGGQTGLNMAMTLANSGILDEYNVELLGTKLSAIDQAEDRDLFKQLMEELDQPIPESTIANTVEEAIAFAEEIGFPLIVRPAFTLGGTGGGMCDNMEELIEIATNGLKLSPATQCLIEKSIAGYKEIEYEVMRDSADNAIVVCNMENFDPVGIHTGDSIVYAPSQTLTDVEHQLLRDASLKIIRALKIEGGCNVQLALDPHSFNYYVIEVNPRVSRSSALASKATGYPIAKLAAKIAVGLTLDEIKNPVTKTTFAVFEPTLDYVVAKVPRWPFDKFENGERRLGTQMKATGEVMAIGRTLEEATLKAIRSLELGTVHISLEEATEASEEQVVNKIVNAQDDRIFYIAEAIRRGYTIEDIHEMTKIDLYFLDCLLHVIEIEQALAENIGDFNTLKTAKTYGFSDVTIAKIWNQDEAAIRTMRKENNLLPVYKMVDSCAAEFESETPYFYSSYDFTNESIRTEKESILVLGSGPIRIGQGVEFDYATVHSVKAIQQLGYEAIIINNNPETVSTDFSISDKLYFDPLTFEDVMNVIDLEQPKGVIVQFGGQTAINLADSLDKAGVPIIGTTIEALDTAENRDLFEQALKALDIPQPPGDTATSSEEAVAIAEKIGYPVLVRPSYVLGGRAMEIVENETDLRSYMKNAVKASPEHPVLVDRYLVGKECEVDAICDGERVLIPGIMEHVERAGVHSGDSMAAYPPQTLSDEIKATIVDYTRRLALGLNCLGMMNIQYVIHDNQVYVIEVNPRASRTVPFLSKVTDIPMAQVATKIILGQSLETQGYEDGLHPESSLVHIKAPVFSFAKLQSVDTYLGPEMKSTGEVMGSDTTLEKALYKAFEASYMNIPNHGSVLLTIADEAKEESLEIAKRFKNIGFKLVATAGTATYYQNNGLVVESIDKVTQSGKNILDIIREGDVQVVVNTMDKSRQTNSDGFLIRREAVDHGVPLFTSLDTVSAVLRVIESQQFLLESI from the coding sequence ATGGTTAAACGTACGGATATTAAGAAAATTATGGTGATTGGTTCTGGACCAATTGTGATTGGACAAGCAGCAGAATTTGATTATGCAGGAACGCAAGCTTGTCTAGCACTTAAAGAAGAAGGGTATGAAGTGATTTTAGTTAATTCAAACCCTGCAACAATTATGACAGATAAAGAGATTGCCGATAAAGTCTATATCGAGCCGATTACTGAAGAATTTGTCTCTCGCATTATCCGTAAAGAACAACCAGATGCGTTATTACCAACGTTAGGTGGACAAACTGGTTTAAATATGGCCATGACTTTAGCCAATTCAGGGATTTTAGATGAGTACAACGTCGAATTATTAGGAACAAAACTATCAGCGATTGACCAAGCAGAAGATCGCGATTTATTTAAACAATTAATGGAAGAATTAGACCAACCGATTCCAGAAAGTACGATTGCTAATACCGTTGAAGAAGCGATTGCGTTTGCGGAAGAAATTGGTTTTCCATTAATTGTTCGCCCAGCCTTCACATTAGGCGGTACAGGCGGTGGTATGTGTGACAATATGGAAGAATTAATCGAAATTGCGACAAATGGGTTAAAATTATCACCAGCAACGCAATGTTTGATTGAAAAAAGTATTGCTGGCTATAAAGAAATTGAATACGAAGTAATGCGAGATTCAGCTGACAATGCGATTGTGGTTTGTAACATGGAAAACTTCGACCCAGTCGGCATTCATACAGGGGACTCAATCGTATATGCCCCAAGTCAAACATTAACTGATGTGGAACATCAATTATTACGTGATGCCTCATTAAAAATCATTCGTGCATTGAAAATTGAAGGAGGTTGTAACGTCCAATTAGCGCTTGACCCACACAGCTTTAATTACTATGTCATCGAAGTGAATCCACGTGTCAGCCGTTCTTCAGCTTTAGCAAGTAAAGCAACCGGCTATCCGATTGCTAAATTAGCGGCTAAAATCGCCGTTGGTTTAACTTTAGATGAAATTAAAAATCCTGTGACTAAAACAACTTTCGCAGTATTTGAGCCGACTCTTGATTACGTCGTGGCAAAAGTCCCAAGATGGCCATTTGATAAATTCGAAAATGGTGAGCGTCGCTTAGGTACACAAATGAAAGCCACGGGTGAAGTGATGGCAATTGGTCGTACCTTAGAAGAAGCGACCTTAAAAGCGATTCGTTCATTAGAACTAGGAACAGTACATATATCTTTAGAAGAAGCAACGGAAGCTAGTGAAGAACAAGTGGTTAATAAAATCGTGAACGCTCAAGATGACCGTATCTTCTACATTGCTGAAGCGATTCGTAGAGGATATACAATTGAAGATATTCATGAAATGACCAAAATCGATTTGTATTTCTTAGATTGCTTATTGCATGTCATCGAAATTGAACAAGCATTGGCTGAAAACATCGGCGACTTTAACACTTTAAAAACCGCTAAAACGTATGGCTTCTCTGATGTGACGATTGCAAAAATTTGGAATCAAGATGAAGCAGCTATCCGTACTATGCGTAAAGAAAACAACCTATTACCAGTCTACAAAATGGTTGATAGCTGTGCAGCGGAGTTCGAATCAGAAACACCGTACTTTTATAGCTCATATGATTTTACAAACGAAAGTATTCGTACTGAAAAAGAATCTATTTTAGTTCTAGGTTCAGGTCCTATCAGAATCGGTCAAGGCGTTGAGTTTGATTACGCAACCGTTCACTCGGTTAAAGCGATTCAACAGCTTGGTTATGAAGCAATTATTATCAATAATAATCCTGAGACAGTCTCAACTGACTTCTCAATTTCGGATAAATTATACTTTGATCCGTTGACTTTTGAAGACGTGATGAATGTCATTGACTTAGAACAACCTAAAGGAGTAATCGTTCAATTCGGTGGTCAAACAGCAATTAACTTAGCAGATAGTTTAGACAAAGCCGGCGTTCCAATCATCGGAACAACCATCGAAGCGCTAGATACAGCCGAAAATCGTGACTTGTTTGAACAAGCCCTAAAAGCATTGGACATTCCACAACCACCAGGTGACACAGCAACAAGTAGTGAAGAAGCCGTAGCAATCGCTGAAAAAATTGGTTATCCAGTTTTAGTTCGCCCTAGCTATGTGTTAGGTGGACGCGCGATGGAAATCGTTGAAAACGAAACTGATTTACGTAGCTACATGAAAAACGCGGTTAAAGCTTCACCAGAGCATCCAGTTTTAGTTGACCGTTACTTAGTTGGTAAAGAATGCGAAGTTGATGCAATTTGTGATGGGGAACGTGTGTTAATTCCAGGGATTATGGAACACGTTGAACGAGCGGGTGTCCATTCAGGCGACTCAATGGCAGCCTATCCACCACAAACGTTATCAGATGAAATTAAAGCCACAATTGTTGATTACACAAGACGTTTGGCGTTAGGCTTAAATTGCTTGGGCATGATGAACATTCAATACGTGATTCATGATAATCAAGTGTATGTTATTGAAGTAAACCCACGTGCGAGTCGTACGGTACCATTTTTAAGTAAAGTAACAGATATTCCAATGGCGCAAGTCGCAACCAAAATTATTTTAGGCCAATCTCTTGAAACTCAAGGCTACGAAGATGGATTACACCCTGAAAGCAGCTTAGTGCATATTAAAGCGCCGGTCTTTTCATTTGCAAAATTACAAAGCGTTGATACTTACTTAGGACCTGAAATGAAATCAACTGGTGAAGTAATGGGTTCAGACACAACTTTAGAAAAAGCTTTATACAAAGCTTTTGAAGCTAGCTACATGAATATTCCAAATCATGGTTCTGTTTTACTAACAATTGCTGATGAAGCAAAAGAAGAAAGTTTAGAAATTGCTAAACGCTTTAAAAACATTGGCTTTAAACTGGTAGCTACTGCTGGAACAGCAACTTACTACCAAAACAACGGGCTTGTAGTTGAAAGCATTGATAAAGTAACGCAGTCAGGTAAAAATATTTTGGATATTATTCGTGAAGGAGATGTCCAAGTAGTCGTCAATACGATGGATAAATCAAGACAAACGAATTCAGATGGTTTCTTAATTCGCCGTGAAGCGGTCGATCATGGCGTACCACTATTCACATCATTAGATACAGTGAGTGCGGTCTTACGTGTGATTGAATCGCAACAATTTTTACTAGAATCTATTTAA
- a CDS encoding dihydroorotate dehydrogenase electron transfer subunit, whose product MKQENMKIIEQKMLAPNIFEMTLEGLIVQEMLVPGQFLHCQPPTRSDLLLRRPISISSIDLKTSQCKLIYRAEGAGTKDMSQLSANETLDVLGPLGNGFPVEDISEGELVIVVGGGIGIPPLYEVARQARLRGAQVMAFLGFASKDVMFYLEEFQALGDVHVSTDDGSYGTNGHLGIILDEILPQIEPSAVYSCGPTPLLAKVDQYFEEHPRAYVSLEERMACGVGACAACVCQTKDKKTKKMRLKKVCDEGPVFATGVVNI is encoded by the coding sequence ATGAAGCAAGAAAACATGAAAATTATCGAGCAAAAAATGTTAGCACCAAACATCTTTGAAATGACTTTAGAAGGATTAATCGTTCAGGAGATGTTAGTACCTGGACAATTCCTTCACTGTCAGCCTCCAACTCGTAGCGATTTATTATTACGTCGTCCAATCAGTATTTCGTCAATTGATTTGAAAACAAGTCAGTGTAAATTAATTTATCGTGCTGAAGGTGCGGGTACTAAAGATATGAGTCAATTAAGTGCCAATGAAACGTTAGATGTTTTAGGGCCGCTTGGTAATGGTTTTCCAGTTGAAGATATTTCAGAAGGGGAGTTAGTGATTGTCGTGGGGGGTGGTATTGGGATTCCACCGCTTTACGAAGTCGCTAGACAAGCTCGTTTAAGAGGGGCACAGGTGATGGCTTTCCTTGGCTTTGCTTCTAAAGACGTGATGTTTTATTTAGAAGAATTTCAAGCACTTGGTGACGTCCACGTTTCCACAGATGATGGTTCTTATGGAACGAATGGTCACTTAGGAATTATATTAGATGAAATATTACCACAAATCGAGCCGAGTGCGGTCTATTCATGCGGTCCGACACCATTACTTGCTAAAGTGGATCAATATTTTGAAGAACATCCTCGTGCTTACGTATCGTTAGAAGAACGTATGGCTTGTGGTGTTGGAGCTTGTGCCGCCTGTGTCTGTCAAACAAAAGATAAAAAGACTAAAAAAATGAGATTGAAGAAGGTTTGTGATGAAGGACCAGTCTTTGCAACGGGGGTAGTGAACATATGA
- a CDS encoding dihydroorotate dehydrogenase: MNRLAVELPGLSLKNPIMPASGCFGFGAEYAKFYDISQLGAIMVKAATLEPRDGNPTPRVAETPSGMLNAIGLQNPGIEEIMSDKLPALERFDVPIIANVAGYTIDDYTSVCERISQAPNVKAIELNISCPNVKQGGITFGTDKDVAADLTYRVKQIANVPVYVKLSPNVTDIVPIAKEVEAAGADGLSMINTLLGMRIDLKTRQPILANQTGGLSGPAIKPVAIRMIKQVSEVVNIPIIGMGGVYTVDDVLEMYMAGASAVAVGTANFTDPLICPKLIEGLPQRMDELGIESLAKLIQEVKEAR, translated from the coding sequence ATGAATCGATTAGCAGTTGAATTACCAGGTTTATCATTAAAAAATCCGATTATGCCGGCTAGTGGTTGTTTCGGTTTCGGAGCTGAATACGCTAAATTTTATGATATTAGTCAATTAGGAGCGATCATGGTTAAAGCAGCGACGCTTGAACCACGTGATGGTAACCCAACCCCACGTGTGGCAGAGACGCCTAGTGGCATGTTGAATGCTATTGGCTTACAAAATCCTGGTATCGAAGAAATTATGTCTGACAAACTACCCGCATTGGAACGATTCGATGTGCCGATTATTGCAAATGTCGCGGGTTACACGATTGACGACTATACGAGCGTGTGCGAACGAATTAGTCAAGCACCAAATGTTAAAGCCATCGAATTGAACATTTCATGTCCGAATGTTAAACAAGGTGGTATCACGTTTGGAACGGATAAAGATGTTGCCGCTGATTTAACTTATCGTGTTAAACAAATAGCTAACGTACCTGTTTATGTAAAATTATCACCTAATGTGACGGATATTGTGCCAATTGCTAAAGAAGTTGAAGCAGCAGGTGCAGATGGCTTATCAATGATCAATACCTTGCTAGGCATGCGTATCGACTTAAAAACACGTCAACCTATTTTGGCTAATCAAACAGGTGGTTTATCAGGACCAGCCATTAAACCTGTGGCAATTCGCATGATTAAGCAAGTTTCAGAGGTAGTTAATATTCCGATTATCGGGATGGGTGGTGTCTATACAGTAGATGACGTACTAGAAATGTATATGGCTGGAGCTAGTGCGGTCGCTGTCGGAACAGCGAATTTTACTGATCCGTTAATTTGTCCGAAATTAATTGAGGGTTTGCCACAAAGGATGGATGAACTAGGTATTGAGAGTTTAGCCAAGTTAATTCAAGAAGTGAAGGAGGCGCGTTAA
- the pyrF gene encoding orotidine-5'-phosphate decarboxylase, with translation MPQRPIIALDFPNKEEIISFLNHFPSEESLYVKVGMELFYQEGPEIVTWLKSLGHDVFLDLKLHDIPNTVESAMRGLAKLGVSMTNVHAAGGINMMEGALRGLKEGSVDGNRPLLIAVTQLTSTSEEAMQHEQGLMMTLEDSVIHYAKMSQIAGLDGVVCSALEANTIKKHTSTDFICLTPGIRPLGAAVGDQQRVVTPGGARDLSANFIVVGRPITRANNPYQAYQEIKKEWNGEV, from the coding sequence ATGCCACAACGACCAATTATTGCATTAGATTTTCCAAATAAAGAAGAAATTATCTCATTCTTAAACCACTTTCCTAGTGAAGAATCATTATATGTTAAAGTTGGCATGGAATTATTTTATCAAGAAGGTCCTGAAATCGTTACATGGTTAAAATCACTTGGGCATGATGTCTTTTTAGACTTAAAACTGCATGATATTCCAAATACAGTTGAAAGTGCCATGAGAGGACTAGCTAAATTAGGTGTCTCGATGACGAATGTTCATGCCGCAGGTGGTATCAACATGATGGAAGGAGCTCTTCGAGGTCTTAAAGAAGGTTCTGTCGATGGTAATCGTCCCTTATTAATAGCCGTGACACAACTTACCTCAACATCAGAAGAGGCGATGCAACACGAGCAAGGGTTAATGATGACCTTAGAAGATAGTGTTATTCACTACGCTAAGATGTCGCAAATAGCCGGATTGGACGGAGTCGTTTGTTCGGCCTTAGAAGCAAATACTATTAAAAAGCATACCTCTACAGATTTTATTTGTTTAACACCAGGGATTCGTCCATTAGGAGCAGCAGTAGGTGATCAGCAACGTGTTGTGACACCAGGAGGCGCTCGCGACCTAAGTGCAAACTTTATCGTCGTGGGCCGCCCAATTACACGAGCAAACAATCCTTATCAAGCGTATCAAGAAATCAAAAAAGAATGGAATGGTGAAGTATAA